The following coding sequences are from one Thamnophis elegans isolate rThaEle1 chromosome 5, rThaEle1.pri, whole genome shotgun sequence window:
- the OARD1 gene encoding ADP-ribose glycohydrolase OARD1 isoform X2: MSAGIAAIFKKKFGGVQELLSQHKKTGDVAILKRETRYIYYLISKNKYFHKPTYDNLRKSLEAMKIHCLKNAVTHISMPKIGCGLDRLDWKKVSTMLEEVFEDTNIHITVYTL, translated from the exons ATGAGTGCTGGCATAGCTGctatttttaagaagaagtttGGTGGTGTTCAGGAACTTTTGAGCCAAC acAAGAAGACTGGAGATGTGGCTATTCTGAAGAGAGAAACTAGATACATATATTACTTG ATCTCAAAGAACAAATATTTTCATAAACCTACATATGACAATTTACGGAAGAGTTTAGAAGCTATGAAAATCCATTGTCTGAAAAATGCAGTAACTCACATTTCTATGCCAAA GATTGGTTGCGGACTTGATCGCCTGGACTGGAAGAAAGTTTCAACAATGCTTGAAGAAGTATTTGAAGATACAAATATTCATATTACAGTTTATACTCTTTAA
- the OARD1 gene encoding ADP-ribose glycohydrolase OARD1 isoform X1, with amino-acid sequence MASTRISGNEERIKYVQGDLFTCPETDSLAHCISEDCHMSAGIAAIFKKKFGGVQELLSQHKKTGDVAILKRETRYIYYLISKNKYFHKPTYDNLRKSLEAMKIHCLKNAVTHISMPKIGCGLDRLDWKKVSTMLEEVFEDTNIHITVYTL; translated from the exons ATTAAATATGTGCAGGGAGATCTTTTTACTTGTCCAGAAACAGATTCCTTGGCTCACTGTATTAGTGAGGATTGTCATATGAGTGCTGGCATAGCTGctatttttaagaagaagtttGGTGGTGTTCAGGAACTTTTGAGCCAAC acAAGAAGACTGGAGATGTGGCTATTCTGAAGAGAGAAACTAGATACATATATTACTTG ATCTCAAAGAACAAATATTTTCATAAACCTACATATGACAATTTACGGAAGAGTTTAGAAGCTATGAAAATCCATTGTCTGAAAAATGCAGTAACTCACATTTCTATGCCAAA GATTGGTTGCGGACTTGATCGCCTGGACTGGAAGAAAGTTTCAACAATGCTTGAAGAAGTATTTGAAGATACAAATATTCATATTACAGTTTATACTCTTTAA